The Polluticoccus soli sequence AATGGTTCTCCTATCCCTGGTGCTGCGCAAGCAGTGTACAGCAGCAACAGCCTGGCTGATGGCGATACCATCACCTGCGAACTGATCAGCAATGCCGTATGTACTGTTCCTGTAATGAGCGCACCAATGAGCATCGAGATCATCCCGTCGCCAGTACCAACGCTCTCTATATATGGTATACCTGACGACCAGGGTATCAACTTCGTGGCTACACTTACCAACGGTGGACAGGAACCAACCTTCCAGTGGAGGAAGAACGGTCATGATATCCAGGGAGCATCAGGAGCTACTTACAAAGGAATAGGCCTGAATGCAGGTGACCAGATCAACGTATTCGTTCATGCAGACGCTGAATGTGCCAACCCAGAGTTCCTGCTGAGCAATACGCTGGATGTTGGTAAAGTAACTGCGATCAACACAGTAACTTCTTCGTTCAACGAGCTGACCCTGTTCCCTAACCCGAACAACGGTACCTTCACCGTAAAAGGCACAGCCAAAACTAACGCTAGCACTAAAGCTTCAGTGGAAGTGCTGAATGCCGTAGGCCAGGTGGTATATAAAAATGCAACTGAGCTTAGGGGCAATGAACTGGAAGTGAATGTGAACCTGGGTGGCCACAACGCCGCCGGCATGTACATGCTGCGCGTTACAGTTGACGGACATACCGATAACCTCCGGTTTGTCGTGAAGGACTAAGAATAAATAAGAAATCTTAACAACAGAAAAGGCACCCTATCAAGGGTGCCTTTTCTGTTTCATCGAAGCAAAACAGATCGAACATAACATTATCTGGCGCAATGAGCTATATTGTATAGATTTTTTTACACTGAAATATGAGGATCATTCTACTGATTTTTTTGCTGCTACTTCATTCATTGGGTGTTTATGCCCAGGTTACTCCCGGGGAAAATGATACAGTTAATTATAAGCTTGTTGGTTTTTCAGTGCCGGCAGACACCAAAGCCGACCGTTATCTATTTGAATTTGCAAAAGGTTCTTTTACAGAAGAACGTGCCTTTGCGAAAAACATTGCTATTAAGAAAAACAGCAGTGCTAATAAGACAATACAACTATTGCCTGCTTTCGGAGAAACTTATACCTGGAGAGTAAGTTATTTCAAAAAAGGTCTTCTTCTGAAGCATACTGAGCTTTATCATTTTCGCACGGGTTATATCCCATTCATCGATACAACAAAATGCCGGGTCTCCGTTATCAAAAACACGATGCCTGATAAGCACCTGCTAATTTTCTATGACAATACCCGCACCCTGCGCGATATGAAGGGAGACCCCGTCTGGTACATTCCAAATATTCCAGGCATCACAGACAGTTCAACAACTGTGCGGGACCTAAAATTGACACCGCAGGGCACAATTACCTTTCTCACAGCCTCCAATGGCTACGAAATAAACTATAACGGAAAAATTTTATGGTCTTGTCCAAACGATGGCCAGGTAAGCCGGGACACATCTGAGTTTTATCACCATGAGTTTACGAGGTTAGCTAACGGTCATTATATGATCGCAGGCAATGAATATGTTGAGCGTGAAATACCGAACCTAACAGATACCGCCCGATATAAGATTAGCCCCCAGATAACACAAAAAGACGGGAAATATTTTCAAAGAGCAGAATTCGGTACGCTCATTGAGTACGACGCTGCAAAACATGCTGTATGGAGCTGGCGCTCCTCCGAACATTTATCAGAAAATGATTTTTCCCGGAAAAATCCAGCCAGGAGGACCAACTACAGCAGTCACATGAATAGTTTTTATTTTGACACTAACCGCGACTTTATCTATGTCAGTTTCAGGAATATCAACAGCATATTAAAGATCTCCTATCCGCAGGGAGATGTAATTGCAAATTATGGTTCATCGTCTGCGGCCGGGGAGAAAAAACAGGGTAATGGATTTTTCTATGGCCAACATAATGTGACTAAAGACAGTGACGGAAATCTCCTGTTGTATAACAACAACATTGCACCTAACATGCGAGGCTATTCCAATTCATCTATTGAATTACTTAAGGAACCTGCAGACCTTGACAATGCCGATACGTTGAAGAAAATATGGGAATTTTCCTGCCAGATTGATACGCTTGCACTTCCCTATAGTACTTCTGGTGGCAGTGTTAATGAACTGGCAGACGGGCATTTTTTGACCAGTATGGGAAGTGTCAACCGGGTGTTTATTGTAAATAAGAGAAAAGAAATTATCTGGGATGCCCTTTGCCAGTTTAGGGATCTAACAACCGAAAAACGTGAATGGAATCCTCAACCTGGCTACCGGGTAAGTGCAATTGACTCTGACGAGAAACTTACCAACCTGATATTTAAATAAAGTAACTATTAAAATATTTAACATTTTTTTATCCTCCGATAAAATTTACATATATTGGTAATCCTGATAAGGATTTAACCATTACATATGAATCGGAAACCCATACTTTATTGTTTGCTTATCCTGTTATCATGCTTTATGCTAAAAACGCATACAAGTTATGGTCAGTGTACCACCTCAACCGTGCCCTACATGTATGATGGCTGCGTGTTTGGTGACGCAATTGATGCCTTTACGTTAAACAGCGTTAGCACCTCCAGCAACTATGGCTGTCAGAATTTAAGTACATCTTATAATTTGTATACCACGCCGGTTCGAACGCTAACAATAGGATCCTCATATTCTTTTTCCGCAACTGTTGGAACAAGCGGAAGTATCCCCTATACAGAATATTTCGGGATCTGGATAGACTACGATAACAATAGCCTATACAATACCACCGACCTGGCATTTGCAAGCAACGGCAAGGGCAATACGCATACCGGCACAATCACAATTCCCAATAACGCAACACCCGGTACTGTAAGAATGAGAACGAGGTGTAAGTACGACGGTCCCGCGTTTGGGGCAAGCAATGCCTGCACCGATGATGATTATGGTGAAACCGAAGATTACAACGTTACTCTTGTTTGCCCGGCCAGCAGTGTATCGATAGCAACAGCCTCTACCAATGTTTGCCCAGGCACTTCTGTGACTTTTACGGCTACTCCAACCAACGGAGGTACAACACCTGCATACCAATGGAAGAAGAATAGCATTAGCGTAGGTACTAATAGTGCAACATATGCAGATGCAAGTCTTGCAAATGGTGATGTGATCACTTGCGAAATGACCCCGGTATATACATGTGCAGGAACAAAAACCAGCAATAGCATTACGATGGTTGTTGCAACTGCAACTGCGTCAGTATCGATTGCCGCCAGCCCTTCCAATACAGTGTGTGGTAATCAATCTGTAACCTTTACCGCTACACCCACAAATGGCGGAACAGCGCCAACT is a genomic window containing:
- a CDS encoding aryl-sulfate sulfotransferase — protein: MRIILLIFLLLLHSLGVYAQVTPGENDTVNYKLVGFSVPADTKADRYLFEFAKGSFTEERAFAKNIAIKKNSSANKTIQLLPAFGETYTWRVSYFKKGLLLKHTELYHFRTGYIPFIDTTKCRVSVIKNTMPDKHLLIFYDNTRTLRDMKGDPVWYIPNIPGITDSSTTVRDLKLTPQGTITFLTASNGYEINYNGKILWSCPNDGQVSRDTSEFYHHEFTRLANGHYMIAGNEYVEREIPNLTDTARYKISPQITQKDGKYFQRAEFGTLIEYDAAKHAVWSWRSSEHLSENDFSRKNPARRTNYSSHMNSFYFDTNRDFIYVSFRNINSILKISYPQGDVIANYGSSSAAGEKKQGNGFFYGQHNVTKDSDGNLLLYNNNIAPNMRGYSNSSIELLKEPADLDNADTLKKIWEFSCQIDTLALPYSTSGGSVNELADGHFLTSMGSVNRVFIVNKRKEIIWDALCQFRDLTTEKREWNPQPGYRVSAIDSDEKLTNLIFK